The DNA segment gtaaaattgCTTTTAAGTTTGGGAAATGTGCGGCCACAAAAAAATTCCCGTGTCATTTCTACGTCTACTTTTTCGATACCTTCCAATGCCAATACAATTTGTCTGTCGATGATGATTAAATTGCCGTAAGATCAAACTACAGGAAGTCAAATAGACGAATTCAGAATATTAGAAAACATGGGACGTAGAGCACCAGGATCTGTTTTTCTCGCAAAATTGTTTCGGtcccaaaaattttcgagttcATCTACAAATTGACGAAAATGTCCTGACCAATTTTGAAgacgaaaatataaatttgtgcAAATTAAAACCAATGCCTCCACTTAATGTACAACAATGTAGAGTGTGACGAATATTAATCGCCAGTAAAATGAAGCGCGAAAGCTTGGAGATGTGAAAGCTTACACTCATACACTCTTATTATGTACGTAAAATGTATACCCATGTCAACGAATTGACCGATTGCATTTTTTCACCTGTagtttaacaataaaaatgtcatGTATGTGCAGAATCTGCATTGCAGATCTGTGTGTTTCTGTAATATACGCACAGAAAAACATACAAACATTAATATAACGCCCATCACCAATGAAAAACTAATTCGCCTAATTCAACGGATATCGATTTCTATCTCTGTCATATCCACCTTCAACAACAGAGTCACTCGTTATGGTTTACGATGGAATGTTACGTGCGTATAAACATAGATTGTCTGTGTTGTGTATGAATTATCAATGATGCGGCACTCCAATTTATTTACTGAATGAATCAGAAACGCGTTATCTCattatttttcgtaaaaaaattcgCGGAACTCTTTCAGTCTGTTTGGctggatttgatttttttttcttcttaaaatcTACATCAGTACGCTAGTCATAAGATGAGTAGAGTACACAGTTTGTATGTCTGAAAAAtgcttgaaaatgtatgagccaAATATTTGTAATGCTTGATGTAAACCTGATGTAAACGCCTATTTTTCTGGCATTTTTCATGGTTCCACAAACTGTGTCCATCCCAAAGAGAAATTGTGGTATTATACCGAAAGTCAATTGTCTCAAATTATCGGTATCCGAATACAAATACTTATGTACATTATAATCCACAATCATTCGGAATGAAAGCAATCGTTATCAATCAACGAGTAAATTAAGATGAGTACAGAGTTccaaaatgcatgaaaaatgCTTGCAAAATCAGGCGTGAAAAATATTCGGAATTTGTCTCATACATTATCGTATATTATGTCAATATTTCTCACATTTGATGTAAACTCTGATTTTGCAAGCATTTTTCACGATCTGGGTACTCGCCTTTAAAAATGAGACACTCGTGTTGacttttaatttatgaaatctAGTACTTGGTACAGACTTACTTAGATCAAATAGAATAGCGTATTGATGGTATTGTGTGAAAAGTAGAAAATAAAGCACCACTCACCGATTCCATCGCAGACTTATAAGCAGGATTAGTCTGCAAAAACCCGAACTTTAATTACATTACACTCAAAAAAGCACACATTTAGCATTATTAGTTGTGTCAacaaaaaagagaattttgaAATCTTATTGtgaacatttaattgaaagaaaagaaaaacaaaatctcaCACTGAAATGTATATAATAATGATTTGACGGTGACAATGTTTCATTATGAACGATGtcgtgaaaatgttttgcacaaaaaatctCTCACCTTGTCCTTAACATTTTTCAAGAATCCCTTGTAGTGCATTCCCTTTCGACCGGTTTTCTCCGAATGCCTCAACGTTTCCAATTCAAATTCATCGGAAAAACCGAGACCAGTGTTCAGCATGTCAAGTCTTTCCTCGATGAACTGTGCAATCGAaacggtttttatttttttattttctttttcatatttccCAACGAACCTGCTGAAATATTTGCAATTCCATCATGTTCCGCAGAAACGGTCTCAGGCTCGGTGCACGTGAATCAATGAATGTGTCACGGTCCCATGTTATTTTGTCGCCCTGTGTAAACTTTATTGCATCCCTGTATCCTCCGATTAATTGAACTagaattcctaaaaatattttcgagacCCGATCGCCGATGTGTTCACTAGGATTGCTCAACTGCTTTTTCAGCTGAGACACCAACTCTTGTGGCATGCTTTTAACATCGTCGAAGGGTGAATCAAAGGTCTTGTTATCACAGTTCAGGACTACAACTTCACCCAATTCATCACGAGTCATCTAAAATAACATTGCCTCCAgttaattcattcaatttttcttccataacAAGTTCCTTACGGTTTTCAATACTGCTTCAGGAACTCCGATTAAAAACGGCATTGGTGCACATaaaatttctctcattttcattGGTAGTATCGGAATGAATATGTGCTGCCATACCATTGGATATAAAAAAGCGTTAGCGGCCTGTACACAAGAGGACAAACGATCGAAACGGTGTGATGTAAACACGATGCGCCGTTCTGCTAACATAGCAGCAAATACGCTGATCATGTTCCTTGCATCGACAAAATTATAATATAAATTGAGGTTGTGATTCTCTGGAATACTCGGTAACTGGAATTGGGAAGGCCGTTGGAACATGAAATTCtgtgaaacaaaattgaaaaaaagggTTCCATTGAATGTATTGTTGAAGTTAACGCAAATCAGCTTTCTTACATTTGTTCCAGAAttgtaaaacaatttcaagCTGGCCCCTGGTTCAGGAACTCCTCGGTTATAGGCTTCGGacaaaaatggttgaaattcATCGCCATccgattttttcaattcaccCAAAACATTCATGAAACGAATGAACGTGTCGTGCCATGGTAAATAAGTTATTAGTACCATCGCAGTTCCTGATCTTGGATCGTGACGACAGAAACCGAAACGCCATTTCGAGTCACTACTCGTCAGCACAAATGAATACAATTGCAGGGAATCGCTAAAGTGGAAAACAAAGAAACATCCATGTGACCAATTGACGTCGTTTACAGTCACTTAAGCACATCACTTACTTGGTAAAGTTACACGGATATGCAAAGTCCGGAATTTTAGTGATAATTTCCGgatctttgaatttttcgggGAACGACGATATTATGTATCCACTGGCTTTCTCTCCAGCTGTAGCTGGTCGAATTTCACACCAAAACTCAAAGAGTTTCTGAACTTCttcactatttttttgtgcaataaattggttttattaataaattgcTGGTTGTGCTTCTGCAGATTTTGTTACCACTTACTTGTACCGTGAATTCATTACATTAATTTTAGCCGAGCTGCatgattttgtatcaattagAAGTGATTTGtacgaattttattgaaagagaaattttacttttttgtgaCATTTACTACTCATTCATGACAAATGAAGTCATCCGGATTCTGCGAAACATGACTGCTGAACAGTGTTGTCAGCATTTTGCATCACTGCCGGATTGTATATCGTGCCAaaatcaaggctgtaaactttggggtaGGTCACACAGACACAGATACACCACAGTAGATGATAAAATGGGtgatttcttacaaaaattcacctcatctgatgattctcgtcgtggTGACCCTCccaagtttacagccttggccAAAATAAAGTATATAAAGGGTTGTGAGGCAGTTTGTGCAACTTTAAGGGCTAGACACAGCTCGTGAGACCGTGAAAAATAACTGCCGATAAGTATTTACATCAAACAAGAAGAATATTTGACAGATGACTTAGATGACttatacattttatgtcaacattttttgcATTTGTCAAGCATTTTTCAGAGTTTCTTTATGAACTCTGTactaattttaagaaaataccAGTAAGTATTGAGAACCTTTAAAAGTTGT comes from the Bradysia coprophila strain Holo2 unplaced genomic scaffold, BU_Bcop_v1 contig_358, whole genome shotgun sequence genome and includes:
- the LOC119081698 gene encoding DENN domain-containing protein 1A isoform X5, whose protein sequence is MNSRYNEEVQKLFEFWCEIRPATAGEKASGYIISSFPEKFKDPEIITKIPDFAYPCNFTNDSLQLYSFVLTSSDSKWRFGFCRHDPRSGTAMVLITYLPWHDTFIRFMNVLGELKKSDGDEFQPFLSEAYNRGVPEPGASLKLFYNSGTNNFMFQRPSQFQLPSIPENHNLNLYYNFVDARNMISVFAAMLAERRIVFTSHRFDRLSSCVQAANAFLYPMVWQHIFIPILPMKMREILCAPMPFLIGVPEAVLKTMTRDELGEVVVLNCDNKTFDSPFDDVKSMPQELVSQLKKQLSNPSEHIGDRVSKIFLGILVQLIGGYRDAIKFTQGDKITWDRDTFIDSRAPSLRPFLRNMMELQIFQQFIEERLDMLNTGLGFSDEFELETLRHSEKTGRKGMHYKGFLKNVKDKTNPAYKSAMESVKQGSRGVKSAYKDFKSKLRDRTPPNSSHQYGNHSQSHDGGHHSAPNSPVFTKRPQTEYSHNQNHRKPNTMLQTSNSLMNNSNFTNNNHINKSPTVSQPSSNSSSEMNILQELQQHALFKMPAVDRSQNKSNDTTPNLINLEANTSFELEDFDPLNKNAKPMPPPKTALVASSSQSLNRVPLPGLANPMYPYYTPQRQMPLKKPQNRTNDDDVELLRKYGLDQFSLVDDCNMGASGSSQSNGSMRNSSDRNNWTVFD
- the LOC119081698 gene encoding DENN domain-containing protein 1A isoform X3, whose amino-acid sequence is MNSRYNEEVQKLFEFWCEIRPATAGEKASGYIISSFPEKFKDPEIITKIPDFAYPCNFTNDSLQLYSFVLTSSDSKWRFGFCRHDPRSGTAMVLITYLPWHDTFIRFMNVLGELKKSDGDEFQPFLSEAYNRGVPEPGASLKLFYNSGTNNFMFQRPSQFQLPSIPENHNLNLYYNFVDARNMISVFAAMLAERRIVFTSHRFDRLSSCVQAANAFLYPMVWQHIFIPILPMKMREILCAPMPFLIGVPEAVLKTMTRDELGEVVVLNCDNKTFDSPFDDVKSMPQELVSQLKKQLSNPSEHIGDRVSKIFLGILVQLIGGYRDAIKFTQGDKITWDRDTFIDSRAPSLRPFLRNMMELQIFQQFIEERLDMLNTGLGFSDEFELETLRHSEKTGRKGMHYKGFLKNVKDKTNPAYKSAMESVKQGSRGVKSAYKDFKSKLRDRTPPNSSHQYGNHSQSHDGGHHSAPNSPLKPSMDYSTLRPLRSGSLLHTPTFQSTSDSYSSDALSIGALCLVEATLKSSSKHRIPNPSDDSFNSSSKSSSFDSPPEMPSPPVPPRVSNSNHAKTKIDLPVSMFENQFVNNDFYSINTSVAAPPIAPIRKSHIEQNKSNDTTPNLINLEANTSFELEDFDPLNKNAKPMPPPKTALVASSSQSLNRVPLPGLANPMYPYYTPQRQMPLKKPQNRTNDDDVELLRKYGLDQFSLVDDCNMGASGSSQSNGSMRNSSDRNNWTVFD
- the LOC119081698 gene encoding DENN domain-containing protein 1B isoform X1; translation: MNSRYNEEVQKLFEFWCEIRPATAGEKASGYIISSFPEKFKDPEIITKIPDFAYPCNFTNDSLQLYSFVLTSSDSKWRFGFCRHDPRSGTAMVLITYLPWHDTFIRFMNVLGELKKSDGDEFQPFLSEAYNRGVPEPGASLKLFYNSGTNNFMFQRPSQFQLPSIPENHNLNLYYNFVDARNMISVFAAMLAERRIVFTSHRFDRLSSCVQAANAFLYPMVWQHIFIPILPMKMREILCAPMPFLIGVPEAVLKTMTRDELGEVVVLNCDNKTFDSPFDDVKSMPQELVSQLKKQLSNPSEHIGDRVSKIFLGILVQLIGGYRDAIKFTQGDKITWDRDTFIDSRAPSLRPFLRNMMELQIFQQFIEERLDMLNTGLGFSDEFELETLRHSEKTGRKGMHYKGFLKNVKDKTNPAYKSAMESVKQGSRGVKSAYKDFKSKLRDRTPPNSSHQYGNHSQSHDGGHHSAPNSPVFTKRPQTEYSHNQNHRKPNTMLQTSNSLMNNSNFTNNNHINKSPTVSQPSSNSSSEMNILQELQQHALFKMPAVDRSLKPSMDYSTLRPLRSGSLLHTPTFQSTSDSYSSDALSIGALCLVEATLKSSSKHRIPNPSDDSFNSSSKSSSFDSPPEMPSPPVPPRVSNSNHAKTKIDLPVSMFENQFVNNDFYSINTSVAAPPIAPIRKSHIEQNKSNDTTPNLINLEANTSFELEDFDPLNKNAKPMPPPKTALVASSSQSLNRVPLPGLANPMYPYYTPQRQMPLKKPQNRTNDDDVELLRKYGLDQFSLVDDCNMGASGSSQSNGSMRNSSDRNNWTVFD
- the LOC119081698 gene encoding DENN domain-containing protein 1A isoform X7 → MNSRYNEEVQKLFEFWCEIRPATAGEKASGYIISSFPEKFKDPEIITKIPDFAYPCNFTNDSLQLYSFVLTSSDSKWRFGFCRHDPRSGTAMVLITYLPWHDTFIRFMNVLGELKKSDGDEFQPFLSEAYNRGVPEPGASLKLFYNSGTNNFMFQRPSQFQLPSIPENHNLNLYYNFVDARNMISVFAAMLAERRIVFTSHRFDRLSSCVQAANAFLYPMVWQHIFIPILPMKMREILCAPMPFLIGVPEAVLKTMTRDELGEVVVLNCDNKTFDSPFDDVKSMPQELVSQLKKQLSNPSEHIGDRVSKIFLGILVQLIGGYRDAIKFTQGDKITWDRDTFIDSRAPSLRPFLRNMMELQIFQQFIEERLDMLNTGLGFSDEFELETLRHSEKTGRKGMHYKGFLKNVKDKTNPAYKSAMESVKQGSRGVKSAYKDFKSKLRDRTPPNSSHQYGNHSQSHDGGHHSAPNSPQNKSNDTTPNLINLEANTSFELEDFDPLNKNAKPMPPPKTALVASSSQSLNRVPLPGLANPMYPYYTPQRQMPLKKPQNRTNDDDVELLRKYGLDQFSLVDDCNMGASGSSQSNGSMRNSSDRNNWTVFD
- the LOC119081698 gene encoding DENN domain-containing protein 1A isoform X4; translation: MNSRYNEEVQKLFEFWCEIRPATAGEKASGYIISSFPEKFKDPEIITKIPDFAYPCNFTNDSLQLYSFVLTSSDSKWRFGFCRHDPRSGTAMVLITYLPWHDTFIRFMNVLGELKKSDGDEFQPFLSEAYNRGVPEPGASLKLFYNSGTNNFMFQRPSQFQLPSIPENHNLNLYYNFVDARNMISVFAAMLAERRIVFTSHRFDRLSSCVQAANAFLYPMVWQHIFIPILPMKMREILCAPMPFLIGVPEAVLKTMTRDELGEVVVLNCDNKTFDSPFDDVKSMPQELVSQLKKQLSNPSEHIGDRVSKIFLGILVQLIGGYRDAIKFTQGDKITWDRDTFIDSRAPSLRPFLRNMMELQIFQQFIEERLDMLNTGLGFSDEFELETLRHSEKTGRKGMHYKGFLKNVKDKVKQGSRGVKSAYKDFKSKLRDRTPPNSSHQYGNHSQSHDGGHHSAPNSPLKPSMDYSTLRPLRSGSLLHTPTFQSTSDSYSSDALSIGALCLVEATLKSSSKHRIPNPSDDSFNSSSKSSSFDSPPEMPSPPVPPRVSNSNHAKTKIDLPVSMFENQFVNNDFYSINTSVAAPPIAPIRKSHIEQNKSNDTTPNLINLEANTSFELEDFDPLNKNAKPMPPPKTALVASSSQSLNRVPLPGLANPMYPYYTPQRQMPLKKPQNRTNDDDVELLRKYGLDQFSLVDDCNMGASGSSQSNGSMRNSSDRNNWTVFD
- the LOC119081698 gene encoding DENN domain-containing protein 1B isoform X2 yields the protein MNSRYNEEVQKLFEFWCEIRPATAGEKASGYIISSFPEKFKDPEIITKIPDFAYPCNFTNDSLQLYSFVLTSSDSKWRFGFCRHDPRSGTAMVLITYLPWHDTFIRFMNVLGELKKSDGDEFQPFLSEAYNRGVPEPGASLKLFYNSGTNNFMFQRPSQFQLPSIPENHNLNLYYNFVDARNMISVFAAMLAERRIVFTSHRFDRLSSCVQAANAFLYPMVWQHIFIPILPMKMREILCAPMPFLIGVPEAVLKTMTRDELGEVVVLNCDNKTFDSPFDDVKSMPQELVSQLKKQLSNPSEHIGDRVSKIFLGILVQLIGGYRDAIKFTQGDKITWDRDTFIDSRAPSLRPFLRNMMELQIFQQFIEERLDMLNTGLGFSDEFELETLRHSEKTGRKGMHYKGFLKNVKDKVKQGSRGVKSAYKDFKSKLRDRTPPNSSHQYGNHSQSHDGGHHSAPNSPVFTKRPQTEYSHNQNHRKPNTMLQTSNSLMNNSNFTNNNHINKSPTVSQPSSNSSSEMNILQELQQHALFKMPAVDRSLKPSMDYSTLRPLRSGSLLHTPTFQSTSDSYSSDALSIGALCLVEATLKSSSKHRIPNPSDDSFNSSSKSSSFDSPPEMPSPPVPPRVSNSNHAKTKIDLPVSMFENQFVNNDFYSINTSVAAPPIAPIRKSHIEQNKSNDTTPNLINLEANTSFELEDFDPLNKNAKPMPPPKTALVASSSQSLNRVPLPGLANPMYPYYTPQRQMPLKKPQNRTNDDDVELLRKYGLDQFSLVDDCNMGASGSSQSNGSMRNSSDRNNWTVFD
- the LOC119081698 gene encoding DENN domain-containing protein 1A isoform X8, whose amino-acid sequence is MNSRYNEEVQKLFEFWCEIRPATAGEKASGYIISSFPEKFKDPEIITKIPDFAYPCNFTNDSLQLYSFVLTSSDSKWRFGFCRHDPRSGTAMVLITYLPWHDTFIRFMNVLGELKKSDGDEFQPFLSEAYNRGVPEPGASLKLFYNSGTNNFMFQRPSQFQLPSIPENHNLNLYYNFVDARNMISVFAAMLAERRIVFTSHRFDRLSSCVQAANAFLYPMVWQHIFIPILPMKMREILCAPMPFLIGVPEAVLKTMTRDELGEVVVLNCDNKTFDSPFDDVKSMPQELVSQLKKQLSNPSEHIGDRVSKIFLGILVQLIGGYRDAIKFTQGDKITWDRDTFIDSRAPSLRPFLRNMMELQIFQQFIEERLDMLNTGLGFSDEFELETLRHSEKTGRKGMHYKGFLKNVKDKQNKSNDTTPNLINLEANTSFELEDFDPLNKNAKPMPPPKTALVASSSQSLNRVPLPGLANPMYPYYTPQRQMPLKKPQNRTNDDDVELLRKYGLDQFSLVDDCNMGASGSSQSNGSMRNSSDRNNWTVFD
- the LOC119081698 gene encoding DENN domain-containing protein 1A isoform X6 — encoded protein: MNSRYNEEVQKLFEFWCEIRPATAGEKASGYIISSFPEKFKDPEIITKIPDFAYPCNFTNDSLQLYSFVLTSSDSKWRFGFCRHDPRSGTAMVLITYLPWHDTFIRFMNVLGELKKSDGDEFQPFLSEAYNRGVPEPGASLKLFYNSGTNNFMFQRPSQFQLPSIPENHNLNLYYNFVDARNMISVFAAMLAERRIVFTSHRFDRLSSCVQAANAFLYPMVWQHIFIPILPMKMREILCAPMPFLIGVPEAVLKTMTRDELGEVVVLNCDNKTFDSPFDDVKSMPQELVSQLKKQLSNPSEHIGDRVSKIFLGILVQLIGGYRDAIKFTQGDKITWDRDTFIDSRAPSLRPFLRNMMELQIFQQFIEERLDMLNTGLGFSDEFELETLRHSEKTGRKGMHYKGFLKNVKDKLKPSMDYSTLRPLRSGSLLHTPTFQSTSDSYSSDALSIGALCLVEATLKSSSKHRIPNPSDDSFNSSSKSSSFDSPPEMPSPPVPPRVSNSNHAKTKIDLPVSMFENQFVNNDFYSINTSVAAPPIAPIRKSHIEQNKSNDTTPNLINLEANTSFELEDFDPLNKNAKPMPPPKTALVASSSQSLNRVPLPGLANPMYPYYTPQRQMPLKKPQNRTNDDDVELLRKYGLDQFSLVDDCNMGASGSSQSNGSMRNSSDRNNWTVFD